DNA from Kitasatospora acidiphila:
TGACCGGTGCCGGAGACGATCTCCACTCGGGCCGATGGCACCAACGAGCCGATGCGGTCCGCGACTTGGCCCGAGTCGTGGAGGGCGCTGCGGGCCCCGAGCAGGAACAGGGACGGCACCTCGCCCAGCCGGCGCAGTTCGTCGTCCGAGAAGACCGGCGGCACCGGGAGGACGCGGCTGAATCCCATCGACGCGCGCATCAGGCTCATCAGTTCGGTCTCCAGGATCGCGCTGTTGCCCACCAGCCGGGCCAGCCGGGGGCGGAGCGGGCGCGGCGCGGCG
Protein-coding regions in this window:
- a CDS encoding alpha/beta fold hydrolase; translation: MSLMRASMGFSRVLPVPPVFSDDELRRLGEVPSLFLLGARSALHDSGQVADRIGSLVPSARVEIVSGTGHALPTDRPDLAIDRILHTVANASRNRR